From the genome of Solanum lycopersicum chromosome 7, SLM_r2.1:
aacaataacaacaaaatatacaataatCGTTTACATTAAGATAATAATGTCTCCGCGATCCTCAAATTCTGAATCTGATTGGTCACGTGGTGTCAAAGTAAATCCAGTATTAAGACAAATAAAAAGATCCTAAACTAATGAAACAATTGaaagttcaagaaaagttaatatTCAGTAGTCATATACAGTacagatatacatatacatttcgCGATGAATGTCATAAATATTTGGCACGAGTTATATTAGAAACGGAAATGCTCAAAGTTATGAATGAAGTTTAATAACGAAACGATGTTACATTTTTAATCTGGTTTGTTCCCAAGTTTGAACGCGAAAACAACTTCTTCATCAGGTCTCTCATGGGTTCCGAAACAACTGGTGCAAACATTGCATCTGATATACTCAACATACCAGGATTCTGGCTGCTCAGCACTGAGTACACAGTGGCTAATTCGAACCCCGAATTCAAGTTATAATGTAGAAGTCCTCTGGGGACAATAAACACATCACCTTGTTTAAGAGTCTTTTGGAACACTTGGCTTTTCGTGTCGATAAATCCAGCAATCACCACTCCTTTGCCAACAAACATCATCTCGGAAGCTCGTGGATGAGCATGTGGCATTATCTGCAGAAACATAGTATAATAAGCAGCCAAAAGAACGTAAGCTGTAATGAAATGATTCACACAATTCAAcaaatatggtatcagagcaggtaaGAGGGGCGCATAGACACAATATCAGCAAGTAACTAAAGAACAAAGTGTGCTCTTTCTAACCGCTTACACGTTTAGACAATCACACAATTCAAACAATATGGTACAGTAGCAGGCACGAGGGGTATATGGAGTTTAAACATTTAGACGAGATAAGATTAAACATTACCACGCCATCTACATCCAGGTCAGTCCTGGCAACAGATAACCCGAGAGTGTTGAGTCCTGCAAATTCTGCAGCAGTGACTAATGTTGTCGATGAACGTTGAAAGTTATCCGTGTCACCTTCCTTGCTCAAACCAGAGCTTTTGAAATCAGAAGCAGTAATTTGTGCTGGATTCTTGCATGGATAGCCGTTTATGAAGACGTTCTTACGCGTTGCATCGGTAGGACAAACATCATAGAGATTATCACTATCTTTTCCCCTGCATAGACAAATGTAAAATGAAAATGCTAAGAAGAAACTAATCTTcattatcattgttattgtcAATGTTAAGTTGTTTACATCTTTATTAAATATTCCATATATATAAATGCACAAATTAGTTCTTGATTGCATTAGTGTGAAGTAATAACCAAAAACTTGGAGTTCAATTCACTAAATCATTAAGAAAAGATGTCCAATAATTATCAGTATGGTTAAATGTCACTCTCCTAAATAACAACTTGTTCTTTTTAATCTGAGAAGGATTAACCAGATTAATTAATGTAAATggtaaaatggtaaaaaaatcaagaaatctaACCTGATGCTTTTTCTGAATAAAATGTTGAGATGTATACATTTCTTGGTCCAAAATATCATTGTGTCTGATTTAAGATGCCTTATAACATACAGGCGCATTTGCGTGTATGTTCAACTGAACTCTTTCTTATCCACTCGAAGTGATAAGATCACGTCATTCTAAACTCACTAACTCTAAGTAAGCATTTGGGTTCAGATCACGTTCATATCCAAACGCCTACTTAGAGTTACGCCCAGGGTAAATATGTGTAAAACCAGGAATTTCGCTGCTTATAGTTACCCTTCAATCAAATCACTGAGAAAAACCAGTGACATGAGAGCTAAGGTTGAGAAAGTTCATAAACGAATTGATGCGATACTTGAACATGTTATTAATGAGCATAGAGAGTAAAAGCCTACACCAAAACAAGAGCAAATGCAGTTGATTTTCTTCTAAGAATTCAGAAAGAAGGCAATCTTGACGTTCCATTGATGCGTAACAATATCAAAGCTGTCATACGTATGTTCATTCATAGACGAATCCAGAATTTAAACTTGTTCGTTCTGGTTCTAGTGGtgtttcaactttttcaatGCTGCTCTTTCATTGAAAGTGACAGCTAGAAAAATACTGTTCTATGTTTTGCAGCATCCAAGACTGGATCTTTATGGCTGTTATCTCTCTTTCAGAACATTTTATCAGCGGTGAGCGATACATTTTAGTTCTGCAGAACCTGTGAACCCTATTGTTCAATCTGCCACAGGTGGTGCAAGCACATTGTGATGTATCAAGCAGTTCAAGACAACAAATATTGCAATAAGCCTTTCATTGGATTTCCAGCAGTAATACTAACAGTTCAGGAAAACGACAAAATAACGCACGAAGAAGTTAAATACATATTTCTGCAACTATAACACTGGAAAGAGTAAAGAAAGATAGATGCCAACTGCCAAGTAACAATAAGTTACATGTAtacatttcaattattttataatatgtaCACATAGTTCGAGTCGAAAGCAATAGGTTCAATTGAACTCACAAAACTTGTCCTCATTTGAACTTAAGCAATAACTCCTATGAGACATATAGCAACATGATGATAATTCATCCAACACTGAACTATTTGCTATATCAAGTAAACTAGTACAGTAATCTCTTAAATCTATAAACCAGTTACCATTAAAGGTATATGTTACAACATCTCTGCATTTAAGAGAACTTGGATTCTCCCTAAAACTAAAATTCCCGAAGACCTTTTCACCTACGTTgcttaaattcttcaaaaatgctCGGTCCGTGTCCTAACAGCATTTTAAGAGAGTCCGAGCAACGTAGCTTTTAactaatcaaatataaatttaaaacaatagTAAACAAAACTCAAAGCTGTCAACTTTATATTACATAATCAGACCACTCTgatatatgtgaagtatgatccaTAGTGAAACTAGGTATCTTATCAAGTCTCTTTGGATTCTCCTTCCCTCCTAGCAACCTCGCCGGATTCCCAACAGCGGTTGTCCTCGCCGGAACTTCCTTCAACACAACAGACCCTGCCCCAATCTTAGCCCCATCTCCAATTCTAACATTTCCAAGAACACAAGTTCCAGCACCAATCAAAACACCATCACCAATCTTAGGGTGTCTATCCCCACATGCTTTACCAGTGCCACCTAATGTTACATTATGCAAAATCGAAACATTGTTCCCAATTACAGCAGTTtcaccaacaacaacaccagTAGCATGATCAAGTAAAATCCCTTTACCAATTTTAGCACCAGGATGAATATCAACAGCAAAAACTTCAGATACTCTGTTTTGTATTAACAGAGCAAGAATTTGCCTCCCTTTAGACCATAATTTATGTGCAATTCTATGAGCTTGACAAGCTAAAAACCCTTTAAAATTCAAGAAACAGTGTACGTAACTAATACAAGCAGGGTCCCTTTCTTTAACAGCTCTTAAATCAGCTTTAACAGATTTAATTATATCTGTTTCTTCTGTTAACACCccaataaataaatcaaacaaagtaGTACTAGGAAGATTAGGATTACCCAATTTCATAGAAAGATGATTAGCTAAAGCTCTCTCCATGGATTCATGAGCTAGAATTGAAGAAACGTAATAACTAGACAAAATTGGTTCTTGGTCAATATCTGACCTAGCTTCCTCTTTCATTTTCAGCCATAACTCATCTCCCAATTCCTCGATTTTCGAGCTTTTTTCTGAAAAGGGTTTGCAGGAAACAAGGTCAGGGAAAGTGGGTCGGCAGTATTTGACGTAATTGTAGACATGGTTATCGATTTGTGGCTTGTTTGGGTCACGAGAAAGTGGGTTTTTTGGTGGATTTTTGGTTCTTGAAGCGTGAATACAAGCGGCCATTGTTAAAGATGAAAACTTGAAGGAATTGTTAGGAGAATAAAGTGGTATTAGAGGGAATGATGATCCGATAAAACTCGAGTACAtagaaatggaagaaagagaatATGAGGCGTTGAGGAAGAAAGACAAGTATATATAGAGAAGAGAAAattgtggattttgttgccTACGTTTGTGGCCCAACACCATTCATTTGAGTG
Proteins encoded in this window:
- the LOC101257878 gene encoding germin-like protein subfamily 3 member 4 isoform X1, with the protein product MQSRTNLCIYIYGIFNKDVNNLTLTITMIMKISFFLAFSFYICLCRGKDSDNLYDVCPTDATRKNVFINGYPCKNPAQITASDFKSSGLSKEGDTDNFQRSSTTLVTAAEFAGLNTLGLSVARTDLDVDGVIMPHAHPRASEMMFVGKGVVIAGFIDTKSQVFQKTLKQGDVFIVPRGLLHYNLNSGFELATVYSVLSSQNPGMLSISDAMFAPVVSEPMRDLMKKLFSRSNLGTNQIKNVTSFRY
- the LOC101257878 gene encoding germin-like protein subfamily 3 member 4 isoform X3, which translates into the protein MRLYVIRHLKSDTMIFWTKKCIHLNILFRKSIRGKDSDNLYDVCPTDATRKNVFINGYPCKNPAQITASDFKSSGLSKEGDTDNFQRSSTTLVTAAEFAGLNTLGLSVARTDLDVDGVIMPHAHPRASEMMFVGKGVVIAGFIDTKSQVFQKTLKQGDVFIVPRGLLHYNLNSGFELATVYSVLSSQNPGMLSISDAMFAPVVSEPMRDLMKKLFSRSNLGTNQIKNVTSFRY
- the LOC101257878 gene encoding germin-like protein subfamily 3 member 4 isoform X2 — its product is MQSRTNLCIYIYGIFNKDVNNLTLTITMIMKISFFLAFSFYICLCRGKDSDNLYDVCPTDATRKNVFINGYPCKNPAQITASDFKSSGLSKEGDTDNFQRSSTTLVTAAEFAGLNTLGLSVARTDLDVDGIMPHAHPRASEMMFVGKGVVIAGFIDTKSQVFQKTLKQGDVFIVPRGLLHYNLNSGFELATVYSVLSSQNPGMLSISDAMFAPVVSEPMRDLMKKLFSRSNLGTNQIKNVTSFRY
- the LOC101257878 gene encoding germin-like protein subfamily 3 member 4 isoform X4; amino-acid sequence: MRLYVIRHLKSDTMIFWTKKCIHLNILFRKSIRGKDSDNLYDVCPTDATRKNVFINGYPCKNPAQITASDFKSSGLSKEGDTDNFQRSSTTLVTAAEFAGLNTLGLSVARTDLDVDGIMPHAHPRASEMMFVGKGVVIAGFIDTKSQVFQKTLKQGDVFIVPRGLLHYNLNSGFELATVYSVLSSQNPGMLSISDAMFAPVVSEPMRDLMKKLFSRSNLGTNQIKNVTSFRY
- the LOC101257583 gene encoding serine acetyltransferase 1, chloroplastic-like, whose product is MYSSFIGSSFPLIPLYSPNNSFKFSSLTMAACIHASRTKNPPKNPLSRDPNKPQIDNHVYNYVKYCRPTFPDLVSCKPFSEKSSKIEELGDELWLKMKEEARSDIDQEPILSSYYVSSILAHESMERALANHLSMKLGNPNLPSTTLFDLFIGVLTEETDIIKSVKADLRAVKERDPACISYVHCFLNFKGFLACQAHRIAHKLWSKGRQILALLIQNRVSEVFAVDIHPGAKIGKGILLDHATGVVVGETAVIGNNVSILHNVTLGGTGKACGDRHPKIGDGVLIGAGTCVLGNVRIGDGAKIGAGSVVLKEVPARTTAVGNPARLLGGKENPKRLDKIPSFTMDHTSHISEWSDYVI